The region GTTGCCGCAATAGGCGTGGCTGATGCCGCCATGCACGAAGATTGCGTCATTGAGCTGGATCGAGACCTCGGCGTCCATGACCCAGCGGAACATCGGGCCGCGAGAATCGAAGCGCGGATCCCAGGCCATCCGGTGCTCGATCCAGCCGAGCGGATGGGCGGCATCCCACTGCGTGCGGAAATCCGCCGGCAGCGCCGCGAAGCGCTGCGGATCACGTTGCTTCAGATCGTCCATCGCAGCGGCGTAGTGGCGCTCGCGGCGCTCGGCCGAACGCTGGTCGGCCCAGGCGCTGAACTCGCCCGCCACCGCGTAGCGCAAATCGCCGTAGACATTCATCGCCTCATGGTTGCCCATCAGGTTGTGCACCCGCCCGCCGCGCTTTTGCGCCTGCTTCGCCAGCGCGGCCATGTGCTCGATGATCCGCCGCGTGTCCGGCCCGCGGTCCGGGATGTCGCCGGTCTGCACCAGGTGCGTCGTCCCCGCCTGCCAGCGCCCGCGCGCGTCGACGAGGCCGGCGGCCTGCAGCACGCCGATGTAGGCGTCGTAGTCGCCATGGATGTCGCCGATGGCCACGATGCGCTCGACGTCCTCCCAGCGATACGCATCGACCTGGCGCGGCGCGGCGGGGAGCGTACCGGGGAACAGCAGCAGGAGCACGAGCAGGCGCATGACGGATCCGGGCTGGACTGGCGGCAGTGTGGGCGAGGCGGGTGGCTGGCGCAATTGCGTCAGCCGGCGCCAGTCAGCGCGGCCCGGTACCTCTCCTGGAACCAATGGATCCCCTGCTCGCGCAGCGGATGCACGCGGCCGACGGTGTATGAGCCGCTGGCGAAGGCGCGCTGCACGCGCTCGCAGATGTCGATGTCTTCCTGCTGGGTGATTTCGGCGAGGTCCTGGTCCTGGGCGATGCGGCCGGCCTGCGCGTCCGCCAGGCCCGGGGCATAGAAGTAGTCGAAGTCGATGCGACAGCGGTCCGGCCCAAGCGGCACCACGCGGTTGGTCTGCAGCCGGCCAGGCAGGATGTTGAGCATGGTGTTCGGCCACAGCAGGTAGTACAGGCCCTCGCCGCTGCCGTAGAAGCTGGCGGCGTCGTCCAGCGGGCTGGCTTGCAGGGTGTGCCAGGGCATGCATTCGGTGGTGTAGGCGCGGTAGTCGAGCAGCGCGTTCAGCGCCGGATGCACGTGCGGGACGTGGTAGCCCTCCGCGTAGTTGTCGACATAGCCCTTCCAGTTGCACTGGGCGATGTACTCGACGTGCCGCTGGTGCGCGTAGTCGCCCATGCCGCGGCCGGCGAGGCGCGCGTCGATGCCGGCGACCAGCCCGGCGAAGTCCGGGGTGGCCGGGTCGAGCGCGATGAACACCAGGCCCTGCCATTCGGCCACGCGCGCTGCCGGCAGGCGGACGTTGGCGCGGTCCAGCCCTGCGATCGCATCCAGCTCCGGCCCTGCGCGCAGGCAGCCAGCCTGGTCGTAGGTCCAGCCGTGATAGCGGCAGCGCAGCTGTTTCATGCCGTTGCCGCTGGCGATGGCGAGCGGGCCGCCGCGATGGCGGCAGACGTTGTGCAGCGCGCGCAGCACGCCATCATCGCCGCGCAGCAGCAGCAAGGGCGTGTCGGCCACTGCGCAGACCACATGGTCGCCGGGTTGCGCGAGTTGCGCGCGGTGCGCGACCAGTTGCCAGCTGCGGGCGAAGATCGCGCTGCGTTCGCGCTGCAGCAGCGCCGGATCGGTGTAGGCGCAGGCGGGCAGGCCGTGGGCTTGATCGATCGGCTGCGAGGCGAGCCAGTCGGCGGGGGCGGTGGTCATGGGACGGGTCTCCGGGTCTGCGCCGCAGTATCGCCTTGCGGGTGTGCTTGTTCGCGCATCGAACAGTGGCCGTCGCAAGAATGCGGTCTGTATTTCCGGACGCAAAGGACGCAAAGGGACGCCAAGTACGCAAAGGAGGTCAAACGCGACGGCCTGCCGAGATATCTCTGGCAGCTGCCGTCTTTGCGTCATTTGCGCCCCTTTGCGTCCTCGATCACAGGGCCGGAAATCCGCACGGTCGGGAAGCAATGATCGCAGGCGGAGCCCGCGCCCACAGGCGGCGCCGCGTATGCTCGGCGGACTCTGACAGGTCGAGGGAAGCCGATGTCCGCCGAAACGAACCGCGCGCTGGTCACCCGCTTCTATGAGGCTTTCGCCCGGCGCGATGGCGCGGCGATGGCGGCCTGCTACCACCCCGAGGCACGCTTCTCGGATCCGGCCTTCCCGGATTTGCGCGGCGCGCAGATCGGCGCGATGTGGACCATGCTGTGCCAGCGCGCGCAGGATTTCTCGCTGACCTTCCGCGACGTGCAGGCGGACGCAGAGCGCGGATCCGCGCACTGGGAGGCGAAATACCTCTTCAGCAAGACCGGGCGCCAGGTGCACAACATCATCGACGCCGAGTTCGCTTTCCGGGACGGCCTGATCGTGAGCCACGACGATCGCTTCGACTTCTGGCGTTGGAGCCGCCAGGCGCTCGGACCGGCCGGTCTGCTGCTCGGCTGGAGCGGCTTCCTGCGCGCCAAGGTGCAGGCGGAAGCAGCCAAGGGCCTGGCGATCTTCCAGAAGAAGGGTGGCTGAATCATGACGATGGCGGTGCTGTCGCTGCTGGCCGGCGTCGTGCTGGCTGGCCTGGGTGGCGAGTTGTTCCTGCGCGGCGTGCTCGGCTTCGCCCGCGTCCTGCGTATCCCGGCCGCGATTGCCGCAGCGACCCTCGGTGCCTTCGCCACGTCCAGCCCGGAAGTGTTCGTCTCGACCATCGCCGCGGCGCGGGGTGAACCCGCCATCGGCCTTGGCGATGCCACCGGCAGCAACGTCGTCAACATCGCGCTGATCCTGGCGGTGGCGCTGTTGATCAGGCCACTGGCGACGAAGCGCGCGACGATCGGACTCGACTACGCGGTCGCCATCGGCGGCAGCGGACTGATCGCATTGATGGCGCTGGACGGCGTGCTCTCGCGCCTGGACGGGACCGTGCTGATCGCCGCCTTCTGCGCATGGATGGGCCTGCACATCCGCTCCGCCGCGCGCCAGCGCAGCGAGCCCGAGCCGCTGGCTGCCGGCGAACGGACCTCGCTGATCGCGCTGCAGAGTGTCGTCGGCATGGGGTTGCTGATCGCGGCCGGCACGCTGGTCGTCGGCGGTGCAAAGACCATTGCGGAGGCTTTCGGGGTGCCGGCCTTCCTGATCGGCGCGACGCTGGTCGCGCTCGGCACCTCGATGCCGGAGTTTGCCACCGTGCTGGTGGCCGTTCTGCGCGGCCACGACGAGGTCGGCGTCGGCACCCTGCTCGGCAGCAATGTGTTCAACGCGCTGTTCATCGTCGGGCTCGCCGCGGTGATCACGCCGATCCCGGTTTCCGGCGCCGCGCTGTGGATCGCCCTTGGCGCCGGCGCACTCGCAGCGGCCTGCACCTGGCCGGGCCGCACGGAACTGCTGGGCCGCCTGCGCGGCGCGCTGCTGATCGCACTCTACGGTGTGGCAATGTCGCTGCTGGCGGTGTTTGCCGGTTGAAGCCGTGAGCGGGATCCGCGCCAGTCATCCGCCGCGGGGCCCGGGGCTGCGGCGGTGGATCGAAGCTCTCAGCGCCGCACCTTGAGCAGGTTGCACAACAACGTCCCCTGCGCCTTGGCGTCGTCCAGGGCCACGTGCGTGTGTGGCAGGGG is a window of Rhodanobacteraceae bacterium DNA encoding:
- a CDS encoding metallophosphoesterase, translating into MRLLVLLLLFPGTLPAAPRQVDAYRWEDVERIVAIGDIHGDYDAYIGVLQAAGLVDARGRWQAGTTHLVQTGDIPDRGPDTRRIIEHMAALAKQAQKRGGRVHNLMGNHEAMNVYGDLRYAVAGEFSAWADQRSAERRERHYAAAMDDLKQRDPQRFAALPADFRTQWDAAHPLGWIEHRMAWDPRFDSRGPMFRWVMDAEVSIQLNDAIFVHGGISHAYCGNSLESLTAMAHAQLREGDDGELGILTDSAGPLWYRGLAGVAPAAPRATVDAILERHGARHIVIGHTVSESVVWPRLDARVIQIDTGMSRAYGGAAGWLEIQGNQLSAGYRGGRVPLPADDAGRLAYLDAVIALQPANAALAERRAALAAGALDAAQAQADAAAADPAAICSTSR
- a CDS encoding aromatic ring-hydroxylating dioxygenase subunit alpha, coding for MTTAPADWLASQPIDQAHGLPACAYTDPALLQRERSAIFARSWQLVAHRAQLAQPGDHVVCAVADTPLLLLRGDDGVLRALHNVCRHRGGPLAIASGNGMKQLRCRYHGWTYDQAGCLRAGPELDAIAGLDRANVRLPAARVAEWQGLVFIALDPATPDFAGLVAGIDARLAGRGMGDYAHQRHVEYIAQCNWKGYVDNYAEGYHVPHVHPALNALLDYRAYTTECMPWHTLQASPLDDAASFYGSGEGLYYLLWPNTMLNILPGRLQTNRVVPLGPDRCRIDFDYFYAPGLADAQAGRIAQDQDLAEITQQEDIDICERVQRAFASGSYTVGRVHPLREQGIHWFQERYRAALTGAG
- a CDS encoding nuclear transport factor 2 family protein encodes the protein MSAETNRALVTRFYEAFARRDGAAMAACYHPEARFSDPAFPDLRGAQIGAMWTMLCQRAQDFSLTFRDVQADAERGSAHWEAKYLFSKTGRQVHNIIDAEFAFRDGLIVSHDDRFDFWRWSRQALGPAGLLLGWSGFLRAKVQAEAAKGLAIFQKKGG
- a CDS encoding sodium:calcium antiporter gives rise to the protein MAVLSLLAGVVLAGLGGELFLRGVLGFARVLRIPAAIAAATLGAFATSSPEVFVSTIAAARGEPAIGLGDATGSNVVNIALILAVALLIRPLATKRATIGLDYAVAIGGSGLIALMALDGVLSRLDGTVLIAAFCAWMGLHIRSAARQRSEPEPLAAGERTSLIALQSVVGMGLLIAAGTLVVGGAKTIAEAFGVPAFLIGATLVALGTSMPEFATVLVAVLRGHDEVGVGTLLGSNVFNALFIVGLAAVITPIPVSGAALWIALGAGALAAACTWPGRTELLGRLRGALLIALYGVAMSLLAVFAG